One Dermatophagoides farinae isolate YC_2012a chromosome 6, ASM2471394v1, whole genome shotgun sequence genomic window carries:
- the LOC124493556 gene encoding uncharacterized protein LOC124493556, whose product MATFFGEVNDLSSRSAWWSDSDCDEETVPDDDVQKTSKLGKFSINYENGFTSDSEFKFERIYVTNTKSIPKNLKTILTISIENVKVPVCYLNLLNNNDHPQCCWLAINHRILSQHEYLTVQLVDYLFDAILKKLIESSKPELLIISKQKNRSSYVQYLRSPNTNDDDYIVNLGKKCNIKKLMAPETSNDEFELATMQHCIIHRIDFIFFILPTEYDNGQFVPKTIRDSLNQFYDFSHNNNLIV is encoded by the coding sequence atggctACATTCTTTGGTGAAGTTAACGATTTATCATCTCGATCTGCTTGGTGGTCTGATTCGGATTGTGATGAAGAAACCGtaccagatgatgatgttcaaaaaacatcgaaactcggaaaattttcgataaattatgaaaatggCTTCACATCAGATTctgaattcaaattcgaaCGAATTTATGTTACTAATACTAAATCGATTccgaaaaatttgaaaacaattctTACCATATCAATCGAAAATGTTAAAGTTCCGGTTtgttatttgaatttattaaataataatgatcatccaCAATGCTGTTGGTTAGCCATCAATCATCGAATATTATCACAACATGAATATTTGACTGTACAGCTAGTAGACTATCTATTCGATGCCATATTGAAAAAACTAATCGAGTCCAGCAAACCAGAATTGTTGATCatatcgaaacaaaaaaatcgttcTAGTTATGTTCAATATCTTCGATCAccaaatacaaatgatgatgattatatcgTAAATTTGGGCAAAAAATGTaacattaaaaaattgatggcaCCTGAAACATCCaacgatgaatttgaattggcCACAATGCAGCATTGTATTATACATCGAAtagattttatatttttcattctaccAACCGAATACGATAATGGACAATTTGTACCGAAAACAATTCgtgattcattgaatcaattttatgatttttcccataataataatctgattgtctga
- the AP-2mu gene encoding adaptor protein complex 2, mu subunit, with product MIGGLFIYNHKGEVLISRVYRDDIGRNAVDAFRVNVIHARQQVRSPVTNLARTSFFHVKRGNLWLAAVTKQNVTAAMVFEFLLKMCDVMQSYFGKINEENVKNNFVLIYELLDEILDFGYPQNTDTGILKTFITQTGVKSATKEEQAQITSQVTGQIGWRREGIKYRRNELFLDVLEYVNLLMSAQGQVLSAHVAGKVIMKSYLSGMPECKFGINDKITMENKSKSTQSAIMDDSSRPSGSSKSSIAIDDCQFHQCVKLSKFESEHAISFIPPDGEYELMRYRITKDISFPFRIIPLVREVGRTKMEVKVVLKSNFKPSLIGQKIEVKIPTPLNTSGVQLICMKGKAKYKASENAIVWRIKRMAGMKETQLSAEIELLLTDNKKKWNRPPISMNFEVPFAPSGLKVRYLKVFEPKLNYNDHDVIKWVRYIGRSGLYETRC from the exons ATGATTGGTGGACTTTTCATCTATAACCATAAAGGAGAAGTTCTTATCTCACGAGTTTATCGTGATGATATTGG aCGTAACGCTGTGGATGCATTCCGTGTGAATGTAATACATGCACGACAACAAGTTCGATCACCGGTGACAAATCTTGCTcgaacatcattttttcatgtaaAACGTGGAAATCTATGGCTTGCAGCCGTTACTAAACAAAATGTTACTGCTGCAATGGTTTTTGAATTCTTGTTGAAAATGTGCGATGTTATGCAAAGTTATTTTGGAAAGATAAACGAAGAAAATGTCaagaataattttgttcTTATCTATGAATTGTTGgatgaaattcttgattttgGCTATCCTCAAAATACTGATACTGgaatattgaaaacattcattACACAGACTGGTGTTAAATCAGCTACTAAAGAAGAACAGGCACAGATTACATCACAAGTTACTGGACAAATTGGTTGGCGTCGTGAAGGCATCAAATATCGTcgtaatgaattatttttggaTGTATTGGAATATGTAAATCTATTGATGTCAGCCCAAGGTCAGGTATTATCGGCTCATGTAGCTGGAAAAGTTATAATGAAATCCTATTTATCTGGTATGCCTGAATGTAAATTTGGTATCAACGATAAAAtaacaatggaaaataaaagtaAATCCACTCAGTCTGCTATAATGGATGATTCATCACGTCCAAGTGGTTCATCTAAATCATCGATAgcgattgatgattgtcaatttcatcaatgtgTTAAGTTATCGAAATTTGAATCCGAACATGCAATCAGTTTTATACCACCGGATGGTGAATATGAATTAATGCGTTATCGTATCACTAAAGATATATCGTTTCCATTTCGAATCATCCCTTTGGTTCGTGAAGTTGGCCGTACTAAAATGGAAGTAAAAGTGGTTCTTAAATCCAATTTTAAACCATCATTAATTGGCCAAAAAATTGAAGTAAAAATTCCAACACCATTGAATACATCTGGTGTACAATTGATTTGTATGAAAGGAAAAGCTAAATATAAGGCAAGCGAAAATGCTATCGTCTGGAG aatCAAACGAATGGCAGGTATGAAAGAAACACAACTTAGCGCCGAAATTGAATTACTATTGACGgataataaaaagaaatggaATAGGCCACcaatatcaatgaattttgaagTACCATTTGCACCATCCGGCTTAAAAGTTCGTTACTTGAAAGTATTTGAACcgaaattaaattataatgatcatgatgtcATTAAATGGGTACGATATATTGGACGTAGTGGTCTATATGAAACACGATGTTGA